The genomic window AGGGAGATTAGCAGAGATTACTTTTGATCGATTTCAAAAAATGGGAGTTACTTTTGTAGAGTATTCTCCTAAAAGCAGAAAACTTATTTTTATGAATGAAAAATACAACATTAAAGTAGTATTAGTAAAATCGGGGGATGTAACTACTTATGTAGAGCAAGGAGCCTGTGATATAGGGATTGTAGGCAAGGACAATTTATTAGAAAAAAAGGCGGATATCTATGAAATTATGGATTTAGGATTTGGAAAATGTAAGTTTGTAGTAGCAGCTTTAAAGAAAAGAATTCCTGTGGAACATCGAACTATACGAGTTGCAACCAAATATCCTAATGTAGCCCAAGACTATTTTTATAAAAAAGGAGAAGGGGTAGAAATTATTTATTTAAGTGGTTCGGTAGAATTAGCTCCTATTATGGGATTATCTGATGTGATTGTAGATATTGTAGAAACAGGAACTACGTTAAGAGAAAATGGATTACAAGTAATAGAAGATATTTGCCCTATTAGTGCAAGGCTGATTGCCAATCGTGTCAGTTTCAAAGCAAAATCATCTAGAATACAAAAATTGATGAAGGGATTACAGACAAAATAGAAAAATTAGGAGGAAACATAATGAAGATTATAGAGATAAAAGATAATCAATTTTTGCAATCTTTCTTAAATAGAAACAATTATGAAGAAATCGAAGAAATTGATGAAAAAGTGGATAAAATTTTAGCAAAAGTAGAAAAAGAAGGAGATCAAGCTTTACTTTTTTTTACAGAACAATTTGACCATGTTTCACTTCAAAATATTAAAGTAACTGAAAAAGAAATAGAACAAGCTCTACAAGAAGTGGAAGAAGATTTTTTAAAAGTTTTACAAGAAGCAAAAGAAAATATTTGGCAATTTCATCAAAAACAAATGCAAAATTCTTGGTTTTTTAATAAAGAAGAGAGCATTACTTTAGGACAAAAAATTTCTCCTATAGAGCGAGTAGGAATTTATGTACCTGGTGGAAAAGCAGCTTATCCTTCTACAGTTCTTATGGATGCAATCCCTGCAAAAGTAGCAGGAGTTTCGTCTATTTCTATGGTAACTCCACCGGGAAAAGATGGAAAGATCCATCCAAACATTTTAGCTGCAGCTAAAATCTCTGGAGTAGATGAAATATATAAAGTAGGAGGAGCCCAAGCCATTGCAGCTTTGACCTTTGGAACTGAAAGTATCAAACCTGTTTCTAAAATTGTAGGGCCTGGAAATATCTTTGTTGCCCGGGCAAAGCGAAAAGTATTTGGATATGTAGATATTGATATGATAGCTGGTCCTAGTGAAATTTGTATTATTGCCGATGAAAAAGCTAAACAAGAGTTTGTGGCAGCGGATTTATTATCACAAGCAGAGCATGATGAGCTTGCTTGTTCTATCTTAATTACACCTTCTCTAGAATTTGCAAAATCTGTAAAAAGACAAGTAGAAGAGCAGTTAAAACAATTAAAGAGAAAAGAAATCGCACAAAAATCTATAGAAAACTATGGAGCGATTATTATAGTAGACTCTATAGAACAAGCTTTTACATTAAGTAATGAAATAGCGCCAGAACATTTAGAAATTTTATTAGAAAATCCTTTTGCTTATTTATCAAAAGTAAAAAATGCTGGTGCAATTTTTTTAGGTTCTTATTCTCCAGAACCATTAGGAGATTATTTTGCTGGTCCTAATCATACACTTCCTACTAGTAGAACTGCTAAATTTTCTTCTCCTCTAGGAGTGGATGATTTTATTAAAAAAAGTAGTATTATTTACTATAAAAAAAATGATTTAGAGAAAGTGAAAGATAAAATTATTTTTTTTACTGAAAAAGAAGGTTTAGAAGGTCATGGAAATTCGATTAAAGTGAGGTTTTAATAATGAAAAAATTAGTGAAAGAAAATATTCAAAAATTTGCACCTTATATAGTAGATAAGGAACCAGTAAGAATTTTATTAAATGCAAATGAAAGCCCTTATAATCTTTTCCAATATTTAAAAGAGGAATTTATTGGAAAACTTGAAGGCAGGGATTTAAATAGATATCCAGATACAGACAGTGAAGATTTAAGAAAAGCTTTGGCTAAGTATTTAGTTGTCCAAAAGGAAAATATTATATGTGGAAATGGTTCTGATGAGATCATTCAAATGATTATCCATACTTTTGTAGGAAAAGGAGATACTGTGATTATACCCACTCCCACCTTTTCTATGTATGGAAAATTTTCTTCTATTGGAGAAGGAAAAGTGATTGAGGTCCCTTCTTATGAAGATTTTAAAATTAATGTAGGAGAGATTATAGAACAAGCGAATAAGAATAGAGCAAAATTAATTTTTTTATGTAATCCTAATAATCCTACAGGAACCTTAATTTCTAGAGAATTTATTTTAGAGATCATACAAAAAACATCTTCTATGATTGTTTTGGATGAAGCATATGGCGATTTTTGTAAAGAGAATAATTTAGATCTTATCAAAAACCCTAAAGTTATTATACTTAGAACTTTTTCTAAAGCTTTTTCTTTAGCGGGTGCTAGATTAGGATATGGAATTTCTCATAAAAATACCATAAATACTTTATACAAGGTAAAATCCCCATATAATCTGAATACTTTTTCTCAACTTATTGGAGAAATGGTATTAGAAAATGTAGATCTTGTAAAAAGAGTAATAGAAAAAATCATAAAAGAAAGAGATCGTGTATTTCAAGAATTAAAAAATATAAAAACCGTACAAGTGTACCCCAGTCATGCAAATTTTATATTTATGAAGAGTGAAAAAATAGAAACAATTATTATGGAGTGTAAAAAAGAAGGAATTGCTATTCGAGATTATAGTGACCCATCTTTAAAAGAATATATACGTCTTTCCATTGGGACCCCTGAGGAAAATGATCAAGTACTGAATATTATAAAAGGAGTATAGAAAGATGAGATATGCTAAAATTAATCGAAAAACTACTGAAACAGAGATTACGCTCTCTTTACAAATAGATGGTAGTGGAAAAACTGAAATAGAGAGTGGAATCGGATTTTTTGATCATATGTTAATTCTTTTTTGTAAGCATGGATTAATAGATCTTAATTTGAAATGTAATGGAGATCTTGAAGTAGATGGACATCATACCGTAGAGGATATTGGGATTGTATTAGGAGAAGCAGTAAAGCAGGCATTAGGCAAAAAAGAAGGAATTCTTCGTTATGGGACTAGCTTTACTCCTATGGATGAAGCTTTAACGATGGTTTCATTAGACATTAGTGGACGACCTTATCTTTGCTTAGAAGTACCTTTTACAAGAGAGTATGTAGGAAATTTTGAAACAGAACTATTAGAAGAATTTTTAAGAGCCTTTGTTTATAATGCGGGAATTACTTTACATGTAATATTGATCCATGGAGAAAACAATCATCATATTATGGAATCTATTTTTAAAGGATTAGGTAGAGCATTGGATCAGGCTATTACTGTTTCTTCTCGGATTGAAGGCGTATTATCTAGTAAGGGAATCTTATAGAAAGGAGTTAGGAGGAAGATCTCATGATCGTGATTATTGATTATGGAGTAGGAAATTTAAGAAGTGTTTCTAAGGCACTAGAAAAATTAGGCTTTCAAACCATGATTACCAATGATTTACGAAAAATTAAAAATAGTGAAGCGATGATTTTACCTGGAGTGGGAGCTTTTAAAGATGCCATGGAACAGTTAAAAAAATATAATTTAGTAGATGCTATAAAAGAGTATGCACACTCTAAAAAGCCGATATTAGGCATTTGTTTAGGAATGCAAATATTATTTGATAAAAGTTGGGAAGATGGTCAGTGGAAAGGACTAGGAGTATTAAAAGGAGAAATCATTCCATTTGACAATAGATTGAAAATTCCACATATGGGATGGAATCAATTGATTCCAGGAAGGTTAGATAGAATAGGAGAAGGATTAGAGAAAGACCCCTATGTCTATTTTGTTCATTCTTATTATTTAAAACCCAAAGATCCAAAAGACGTGGTATTTTGGACAGAATATGGAACAAAGGTTCCTGCTGTTGTACGAAAAGATAATATTATAGGAATGCAATTTCACCCAGAAAAAAGTGGAAAAACAGGGATGAAATTATTAGAAAACTTTGGGAGGATGATAAGATGATTATTATACCAGCAATTGATTTAAGAAATGGAAAATGCGTGAGACTCACGCAAGGACAATTTGATCAAGAAATCATTTATGAGGATCAGCCGATAGAAGTAGCTAAACAATGGGAAGCACAAGGAGCTAAATTCCTTCATTTAGTAGACTTAGATGGTGCACTCATAGGAAGATCTCAAAATAGCGATATTATTGAAAAAATCGTTTCTTCTATTACTATTCCTGTTCAAGTGGGGGGAGGAATCCGAAAGATAGAAACGGTAGCAAAGATGTTCCAAGTTGGAGTGAATAGAGTCATTCTAGGTACTTCTGCTTTAAAGAAAAAGGATTTTTTAAAAGAAGTGTTAGAAAAATATGAAGAAAAAATATTGGTTTCCATTGATGCTAAAAACGGTTATGTAGCATGGAAGGGATGGACAGAGGTCAGTAATGTAAAAGCACTGGAGTTTGCTAAGGAATTAGAAGATCTAGGAGTAAAAAATATTATCTATACGGATATTGCAAAGGATGGAATGTTATTAGGGCCGAATTTTAAAGAAATTAAAATTTTAAAAGACAATCTTTCGATAGATATCATTGCTTCTGGTGGGATTTCTACGAAAGAACATCTTATAAAATTAAAGGAACTAGATGTGGAAGGTGCTATTATTGGAAAAGCTCTTTATACAGGAGATTTAAAACTAGAAGAGATTAAGGAGGTGTAAAATATGATTACTAAAAGGATCATTCCCTGTTTAGATGTAAAACAAGGCAGAGTCGTGAAGGGAAAAAAGTTTCAAAATTTGGAAGATGTAGATGATCCAGTACAATTAGCTCAATTTTATAGTGAAACAGGAGCCGATGAATTAGTATTTTATGATATTACTGCTTCTAATGAACAGCGTAATATTTTTCTTGATATCGTAGAAAGAACGGCACAAGAAGTTTATATTCCTTTTACTGTAGGGGGAGGAATTCGAACAATTGATGACTTTACAAAAGTACTTAGAGCAGGAGCGGATAAGGTTTCTATCAATTCTGCTGCAGTAAAAAATCCGAAAGTAATTACCGAAGCAGCTTTGAAATTTGGAAGACAATGTGTAGTTTTATCTATGGATGTTAAGAAAAATGGCCAAGGGAAATGGGAGGTTTATATTCATGGAGGAAGAGTAAATACAGGAAAAGAAGCAATTGATTGGGCAAAAGAAGGAGAAAAATTAGGCGCAGGAGAATTAGTAATAAATAGCATTGATACGGATGGTGTTAAAAATGGATATGATATTGAAATTACTTGTGCCATTGCAGAAACAGTCAATATTCCAGTAATTGCTTCAGGAGGCGCAGGGAAAAAAGAGGATTTTTTAGAAGTACTTACAAAAGGGAAAGCAGATGCAGCTTTGGCTGCTTCGGTTTTTCATTATGGAGAAATTTTGATTAAAGAATTAAAAGAATATCTATATGATAATAATGTTCCTATGAGGAGGAATTTTTCATGGATGAAATTTTAGAAAAAGTTAATTTTGATGAAAAAGGGTTACTACCAGCTATTGTACAGGATATAGTTAGCAATGAGGTACTGATGTTAGCCTATATGAATAAAGAATCTTTGAAAAAAACATTAGAAACCAAAACTACATGGTTTTATAGTAGAAGTCGACAAAAGCTTTGGAACAAAGGGGAGACTTCTGGAAATATTCAAATAGTGAAGGAACTTTCGTATGATTGTGATGGAGATACTGTTTTGGTGAAGGTAATGCAAAAAGGAAATGCTTGTCATACTGGACAAAAGAGTTGTTTCTTTCATCAAGTTTATAAAGAGAATGGATATGCTAAAAAAGAAAATATTTTGCATCTTCTTTATCAAAGGATTGAATATCGAAAGAAAAATCCAAAAGAAGGTTCCTATACCAACTATCTTTTTCGAGAAGGATTGGATAAAATTCTAAAAAAAGTGGGAGAAGAAAGCAGTGAAGTCATTATTGGAGCAAAAAATTTAAGCAAAGAAGAAGTTATCTATGAAACAGCAGATCTTACTTATCATATTTTTGTTCTATTGATTGAATTGGGAATTTCTATAGAAGAGATTAAACAGGAGCTTATTAAAAGATTTCAATAGTATATTAAATTAAATAAAAATCCTCTCTATCAGTACATACAATAGAGAGGATTTTTATTATTTTTTATTGGGATAAGAATTTTGATAAGTTAACATAAGAAATATTTTGTAATAGGAACTCTTTCATTGTTCTTAGAATAGAATGTACTATAAAAAGAAAAAGGAGGTTTGAAAATGAAAAAGAGAAAAATTTTAGTCTCTTTAAGTATATTAATTGCTTTTTTATTGCTTACCATTCCAACAGTAGGAGCCCAACCAGCACAAGATTCCTATGAAGGAGAAGGTTTTCACACTGTAACTGGGGAAAGTTATCCTACTAATATCAATGTTTCTGGTTATGATGTAAAAGCTGGAGAGTATCATTTAAATTTTGCACTGGAAACTACAAAAACTGTGGGAGCAGATCAAGCCGTTACTTT from Garciella nitratireducens DSM 15102 includes these protein-coding regions:
- the hisD gene encoding histidinol dehydrogenase, which produces MKIIEIKDNQFLQSFLNRNNYEEIEEIDEKVDKILAKVEKEGDQALLFFTEQFDHVSLQNIKVTEKEIEQALQEVEEDFLKVLQEAKENIWQFHQKQMQNSWFFNKEESITLGQKISPIERVGIYVPGGKAAYPSTVLMDAIPAKVAGVSSISMVTPPGKDGKIHPNILAAAKISGVDEIYKVGGAQAIAALTFGTESIKPVSKIVGPGNIFVARAKRKVFGYVDIDMIAGPSEICIIADEKAKQEFVAADLLSQAEHDELACSILITPSLEFAKSVKRQVEEQLKQLKRKEIAQKSIENYGAIIIVDSIEQAFTLSNEIAPEHLEILLENPFAYLSKVKNAGAIFLGSYSPEPLGDYFAGPNHTLPTSRTAKFSSPLGVDDFIKKSSIIYYKKNDLEKVKDKIIFFTEKEGLEGHGNSIKVRF
- the hisH gene encoding imidazole glycerol phosphate synthase subunit HisH, with product MIVIIDYGVGNLRSVSKALEKLGFQTMITNDLRKIKNSEAMILPGVGAFKDAMEQLKKYNLVDAIKEYAHSKKPILGICLGMQILFDKSWEDGQWKGLGVLKGEIIPFDNRLKIPHMGWNQLIPGRLDRIGEGLEKDPYVYFVHSYYLKPKDPKDVVFWTEYGTKVPAVVRKDNIIGMQFHPEKSGKTGMKLLENFGRMIR
- the hisB gene encoding imidazoleglycerol-phosphate dehydratase HisB: MRYAKINRKTTETEITLSLQIDGSGKTEIESGIGFFDHMLILFCKHGLIDLNLKCNGDLEVDGHHTVEDIGIVLGEAVKQALGKKEGILRYGTSFTPMDEALTMVSLDISGRPYLCLEVPFTREYVGNFETELLEEFLRAFVYNAGITLHVILIHGENNHHIMESIFKGLGRALDQAITVSSRIEGVLSSKGIL
- the hisC gene encoding histidinol-phosphate transaminase, encoding MKKLVKENIQKFAPYIVDKEPVRILLNANESPYNLFQYLKEEFIGKLEGRDLNRYPDTDSEDLRKALAKYLVVQKENIICGNGSDEIIQMIIHTFVGKGDTVIIPTPTFSMYGKFSSIGEGKVIEVPSYEDFKINVGEIIEQANKNRAKLIFLCNPNNPTGTLISREFILEIIQKTSSMIVLDEAYGDFCKENNLDLIKNPKVIILRTFSKAFSLAGARLGYGISHKNTINTLYKVKSPYNLNTFSQLIGEMVLENVDLVKRVIEKIIKERDRVFQELKNIKTVQVYPSHANFIFMKSEKIETIIMECKKEGIAIRDYSDPSLKEYIRLSIGTPEENDQVLNIIKGV
- the hisA gene encoding 1-(5-phosphoribosyl)-5-[(5-phosphoribosylamino)methylideneamino]imidazole-4-carboxamide isomerase; the protein is MIIIPAIDLRNGKCVRLTQGQFDQEIIYEDQPIEVAKQWEAQGAKFLHLVDLDGALIGRSQNSDIIEKIVSSITIPVQVGGGIRKIETVAKMFQVGVNRVILGTSALKKKDFLKEVLEKYEEKILVSIDAKNGYVAWKGWTEVSNVKALEFAKELEDLGVKNIIYTDIAKDGMLLGPNFKEIKILKDNLSIDIIASGGISTKEHLIKLKELDVEGAIIGKALYTGDLKLEEIKEV
- the hisIE gene encoding bifunctional phosphoribosyl-AMP cyclohydrolase/phosphoribosyl-ATP diphosphatase HisIE; protein product: MDEILEKVNFDEKGLLPAIVQDIVSNEVLMLAYMNKESLKKTLETKTTWFYSRSRQKLWNKGETSGNIQIVKELSYDCDGDTVLVKVMQKGNACHTGQKSCFFHQVYKENGYAKKENILHLLYQRIEYRKKNPKEGSYTNYLFREGLDKILKKVGEESSEVIIGAKNLSKEEVIYETADLTYHIFVLLIELGISIEEIKQELIKRFQ
- the hisG gene encoding ATP phosphoribosyltransferase produces the protein MEYLSVALSKGRLAEITFDRFQKMGVTFVEYSPKSRKLIFMNEKYNIKVVLVKSGDVTTYVEQGACDIGIVGKDNLLEKKADIYEIMDLGFGKCKFVVAALKKRIPVEHRTIRVATKYPNVAQDYFYKKGEGVEIIYLSGSVELAPIMGLSDVIVDIVETGTTLRENGLQVIEDICPISARLIANRVSFKAKSSRIQKLMKGLQTK
- the hisF gene encoding imidazole glycerol phosphate synthase subunit HisF, whose translation is MITKRIIPCLDVKQGRVVKGKKFQNLEDVDDPVQLAQFYSETGADELVFYDITASNEQRNIFLDIVERTAQEVYIPFTVGGGIRTIDDFTKVLRAGADKVSINSAAVKNPKVITEAALKFGRQCVVLSMDVKKNGQGKWEVYIHGGRVNTGKEAIDWAKEGEKLGAGELVINSIDTDGVKNGYDIEITCAIAETVNIPVIASGGAGKKEDFLEVLTKGKADAALAASVFHYGEILIKELKEYLYDNNVPMRRNFSWMKF